Proteins found in one Rhinolophus ferrumequinum isolate MPI-CBG mRhiFer1 chromosome 9, mRhiFer1_v1.p, whole genome shotgun sequence genomic segment:
- the CLCA4 gene encoding calcium-activated chloride channel regulator 4: MGLFRSIVFLLVLYLLQGSKTSLVRLNNNGYEDIIIAIDPHVPEDETLIEQIKDMVTTASTYLFEATEKRLFFKSVSILIPENWKNKLQYRRPKHESYNHADVLVAPPTLPGRDEPYTKQYTACEEKGERIHFTPDFVLGKKLNEYGPRDKLFVHEWAHLRWGVFDEYNDNQRFYSAKSKKIEATRCSKGITGTNKVYKCQGNSCSINKCRIDSKTKLYEKDCQFFPDKIQTAKTSIMFMQGIDSVVGFCNEETHNREAPTLQNKMCDLRSTWEVISNSEDLKNTTPMVAPPPSPVFSLLQISERIVCLVLDKSGSMSTSDRLNRMNQAAKHFLLQTIENGSWVGMVHFDSTAKIQSKLIQITGNDKRNNLLKSLPTAANGGTSICAGIQAGFQVMSERNEQLNGSEIVLLSDGEDSTAKNCLAEVEKSGAVIHFIALGPDADTAVTQMPNITGGSHLYSSDKAQNNGLIDAFGALASGNTDISQQSLQLESKGLILTSNPWLNGTVIIDSTVGKDTFFLVTWSTNRPIISLWDPSGKSMGNFIEDSVSKMAYLSVPGTAKVGVWTYSLQAQRNPETLTITVNSRAANSSVPPITVNAKMNKDTNSFPSPMIVYAEVLQGYIPVLGANVTAFIESSSGKTEVLELLDNGAGADTFKDDGVYSRYFTAYSENGRYSLKVRAHGGANAVTRNLRHPPNRAAYIPGWVVDGKIEANPPRPEIDEDTQTNLESFTRTATGGAFVVSNISFPFPDLYPPSQITDLEATPDGDMISLTWTAPGDDFDVGKVKQYIIRTSGSILDLRDNFDDAQQINTTDLLPKEASSKESFVFKRGSIPEENATHIFIAIQSVDKSNLTSKVSNIAQVALFIPQADSDESDDENDPNSGLSISSLVLIVVGSVVIVSIILSTTICILKKKRNSSRPATGF; encoded by the exons ATGGGGTTATTCAGAAGCATTGTCTTCCTCTTAGTCCTATACCTGCTGCAAGGGTCCAAGACTTCCCTTGTCCGACTGAATAACAATGGCTATGAGGACATTATCATTGCTATAGACCCTCATGTGCCCGAAGATGAAACACTAATTGAACAAATAAAG GACATGGTGACTACAGCTTCCACTTATCTATTTGAAGCCAcagaaaaaagactttttttcaaAAGTGTATCAATATTAATTCCTGAGAATTGGAAGAATAAGCTTCAATACCGCAGGCCAAAACATGAAAGCTACAATCAT GCTGATGTTTTAGTTGCACCACCTACCCTCCCTGGTAGAGATGAACCATATACCAAGCAGTACACAGcctgtgaagaaaaaggagaacGTATTCATTTCACCCCTGACTTTGTACTTGGAAAAAAACTGAATGAATATGGGCCAAGAG ATAAACTGTTTGTCCACGAGTGGGCCCATCTCCGCTGGGGAGTGTTTGATGAGTACAACGATAACCAGCGTTTCTACAGCGCTAAgtcaaaaaaaattgaagcaacGAG GTGTTCCAAAGGCATTACCGGTACAAATAAAGTTTATAAGTGTCAAGGAAACAGCTGTTCAATTAATAAATGCAGAATTGATTCTAAGACAAAACTGTATGAAAAAGATTGTCAGTTCTTCCCTGATAAAATTCAAACTGCAAAGACATCCATAATGTTTATGCAAGGTATTGATTCT GTCGTTGGATTCTGCAATGAAGAAACCCATAACCGAGAAGCTCCAACCCTACAAAACAAAATGTGCGATTTGAGAAGCACCTGGGAGGTGATCAGTAATTCTGAGGATTTAAAAAACACCACACCTATGGTGGCACCGCCCCCTTCACCTGTCTTCTCATTGCTGCAGATCAGTGAAAGAATTGTGTGCTTAGTTCTTGATAAGTCTGGAAGCATGAGT ACTTCTGACCGTCTAAATCGAATGAATCAAGCTGCAAAACATTTCCTGCTGCAGACCATTGAAAACGGATCCTGGGTGGGGATGGTGCACTTTGATAGTACTGCCAAAATTCAAAGCAAGCTAATCCAAATAACAGGCAATGACAAAAGAAACAACCTCTTGAAGAGCTTGCCTACAGCAGCTAATGGAGGAACATCCATCTGCGCTGGAATTCAAGCAGGATTCCAG GTAATGAGCGAACGAAATGAACAACTGAATGGATCTGAAATAGTGCTGCTGAGTGATGGGGAGGACAGCACTGCAAAGAACTGTCTTGCTGAAGTGGAGAAGAGTGGGGCTGTCATTCATTTTATTGCTTTGGGACCAGATGCTGATACAGCAGTCACACAAATGCCCAATATAACAG gaGGAAGCCATCTTTATTCCTCAGATAAAGCCCAAAACAACGGCCTCATTGATGCTTTTGGGGCCCTTGCATCAGGAAACACGGACATTTCCCAGCAGTCTCTTCAG cTTGAAAGTAAGGGATTAATCCTCACCAGCAATCCCTGGCTGAACGGCACTGTAATCATTGACAGCACCGTGGGAAAGGACACATTCTTTCTCGTCACGTGGAGCACAAACCGTCCCATCATTTCTCTCTGGGATCCTAGTGGAAAATCAATGGGAAATTTCATAGAGGACTCAGTTTCCAAAATGGCCTATCTCAGTGTTCCAGGAACTGCAAAG GTGGGTGTTTGGACTTACAGTCTTCAAGCCCAAAGAAACCCAGAAACATTAACTATAACAGTTAATTCCCGGGCAGCAAATTCTTCTGTACCTCCAATCACAGTGAATGCTAAAATGAATAAAGATACAAACAGCTTCCCCAGCCCAATGATTGTTTATGCAGAAGTTCTACAAGGGTATATACCCGTTCTTGGAGCCAACGTGACTGCATTCATTGAATCAAGTAGTGGAAAAACAGAAGTTCTGGAACTTTTGGATAATGGTGCAG GTGCTGATACTTTCAAGGATGATGGGGTCTACTCCAGATATTTTACAGCATATTCAGAAAATGGAAGATATAGCTTAAAAGTACGCGCCCATGGAGGAGCAAATGCTGTCACACGAAACTTGAGGCATCCACCGAATAGAGCTGCATATATACCAGGCTGGGTAGTGGATG GGAAAATTGAAGCGAATCCACCAAGACCTGAAATTGATGAGGATACTCAGACAAACTTGGAGAGTTTCACCAGAACAGCAACTGGAGGTGCATTTGTGGTTTCAaacatttcatttccctttcctgaCCTGTACCCACCAAGTCAAATCACAGACCTCGAGGCCACACCTGATGGGGATATGATCAGTCTAACATGGACAGCACCGGGAGATGACTTTGATGTTGGAAAAG taaaacaGTATATCATCAGAACAAGTGGAAGTATCCTGGATCTAAGAGACAATTTTGATGATGCTCAGCAAATAAACACCACTGATCTGTTACCAAAGGAGGCCAGCTCCAAGGAAAGCTTTGTGTTTAAACGAGGAAGTATCCCAGAAGAAAATGCAACCCACATATTCATTGCCATTCAAAGTGTGGATAAAAGCAATTTGACATCAAAAGTATCCAATATTGCACAAGTAGCTTTGTTTATTCCTCAAGCAGATTCTGATGAAAGCGATGATGAAAATGATCCTAATTCTGGACTTAGCATTTCTTCTTTGGTGTTAATAGTGGTTGGGTCTGTGGTAATTGTTAGCATTATTTTAAGTACCACAATTTgtatcttaaaaaagaaaagaaattcaagcaGACCTGCAACAGGGttttaa